Proteins from a genomic interval of Pseudomonas versuta:
- the tsaA gene encoding tRNA (N6-threonylcarbamoyladenosine(37)-N6)-methyltransferase TrmO, with protein MTYSVSPIGFVRSCFKEKFAIPRQPQLAPAARGVLELDAPFDQGDAVQGLEHVSHIWLLFVFHQALEDKPRLKVRPPRLGGNKSMGVFATRATHRPNGIGQSVVKLDRVEAGRLFISGIDLLDGTPILDIKPYVPYADIIDSASNSMASAAPVLIPVHWADTALQQAHAQALRLQEPLVELIEQCLAQDPRPAYQTPTAEREYGAQFWDLDVRWHYPEPGVIRVLEVIAKH; from the coding sequence TTGACCTACAGCGTCTCCCCGATCGGTTTTGTGCGCTCTTGCTTCAAAGAGAAATTCGCCATTCCGCGCCAGCCTCAACTGGCCCCGGCCGCCCGTGGCGTGCTGGAACTGGACGCCCCCTTCGATCAAGGCGATGCCGTGCAAGGCCTGGAGCACGTCAGCCATATCTGGCTGCTGTTTGTGTTCCATCAGGCACTTGAAGACAAACCCCGACTCAAAGTGCGTCCGCCACGACTGGGCGGCAACAAGTCGATGGGGGTGTTTGCCACCCGCGCGACCCATCGCCCGAATGGCATTGGCCAGTCCGTGGTGAAACTGGACAGGGTTGAAGCCGGTCGGCTGTTTATCTCGGGAATTGACCTGCTGGACGGGACGCCGATTCTCGACATCAAACCGTACGTACCCTACGCCGACATCATTGACAGTGCCAGCAACAGCATGGCCAGCGCCGCACCTGTGCTGATTCCCGTGCACTGGGCCGATACAGCCCTGCAGCAGGCACACGCGCAGGCCCTGCGCCTCCAGGAGCCGCTGGTGGAGCTGATCGAGCAGTGCCTGGCTCAAGACCCGCGCCCGGCCTACCAGACACCTACGGCAGAGCGCGAATATGGCGCACAGTTTTGGGACCTGGACGTACGCTGGCACTACCCCGAGCCCGGCGTCATCCGCGTACTTGAGGTGATTGCAAAGCATTAG